A single region of the Brassica rapa cultivar Chiifu-401-42 chromosome A03, CAAS_Brap_v3.01, whole genome shotgun sequence genome encodes:
- the LOC103859434 gene encoding serine carboxypeptidase-like 15 isoform X3, with protein sequence MVELLCVNSVINQDKVPIPNSSTWFFLVLQQHLILFKSINVFVLSSNEEKQRKQLMGNKLLLQLLLLLPLLHAYSGISTVRYLPGYHGPLPFELETGYIGVGEAEESQFFYYFIKSERTPAEDPLLIWLTGGPGCSSISGFLLENGPLAFNTESDSGNIPSLVSTTYSWSKVANIIYLDQPVDTGFSYSRNPLANIPSDTRSAKLVHEFVHKWLAKHPEYFSNPFYVTGNSYAGKVVPATVQEISIGNGLCCKPQINLQGYVLGNPITDLDNEKNWHIPFAHGMALISDEHYESLRRSCRGNYAKVDPLNTECMNLVEEFEKCVSGLDWSYILGPKYINPSDPDDANPLGHRMTVQSNRWTNEESVRRALHVEKGTIGEWSLCDRELPYKFDINSSVPYHKNNSIQGYRSLIFSGDHDLLVPFLATQDWMRSLNYSIVEDWRPWMVHNQVAGAAGTPLCINQMSTLLCSRDGLMANLCRSLSAIC encoded by the exons ATGGTTGAATTGTTGTGTGTCAACAGTGTCATTAACCAAGATAAAGTGCCCATCCCAAATTCCTCTACGTGGTTCTTCTTGGTTCTCCAGCAGCatctcattttatttaaatctatAAATGTTTTCGTCCTAAGTTCTAAcgaagaaaaacaaagaaaacaattaaTGGGGAACAAGTTGTTGTTGCAGCTGCTtctgcttcttcctcttctgcaTGCTTATTCAGGAATATCTACAGTTCGATATCTTCCAGGTTACCATGGCCCTCTTCCTTTCGAGCTTGAAACCGG GTACATTGGTGTTGGTGAGGCAGAGGAAAGCCAGTTTTTCTACTACTTCATCAAATCTGAGAGAACTCCAGCAGAAGACCCTCTTCTTATCTGGTTAACCGGAGGACCTGGCTGCTCTTCTATCTCTGgctttcttcttgagaatg GGCCTCTGGCTTTCAATACTGAGTCTGACAGTGGAAACATCCCATCATTGGTCTCTACTACATATTCATGGTCTAAG GTGGCGAATATAATCTATTTGGATCAGCCTGTTGACACTGGCTTCTCTTACTCTAGAAACCCACTTGCTAATATACCAAGTGACACAAGATCAGCTAAGCTGGTCCATGAGTTTGTTCATAAA TGGCTAGCCAAGCATCCTGAGTATTTCTCCAATCCTTTCTATGTCACCGGAAATTCTTATGCCGGTAAAGTGGTTCCGGCTACTGTTCAAGAAATCTCaattg GAAATGGTTTATGCTGTAAACCTCAAATAAATCTTCAG GGTTACGTGCTGGGAAATCCTATAACAGACTTGGATAACGAGAAGAACTGGCACATTCCATTTGCTCATGGAATGGCTTTGATCTCTGACGAGCACTACGAG TCGCTAAGGAGAAGCTGCAGAGGAAATTATGCTAAAGTGGATCCTCTTAACACAGAATGCATGAATCTCGTTGAAGAGTTTGAGAAG TGTGTTTCTGGATTAGATTGGTCATATATTCTAGGACCAAAGTACATAAACCCGTCTGACCCCGATGACGCCAACCCGCTTGGGCATCGCATGACTGTGCAGTCTAACCGCTGGACCAATGAGGAGAGTGTGCGCAGAGCCCTTCATGTGGAGAAG GGGACTATCGGAGAATGGTCACTTTGTGATCGGGAATTACCTTACAAGTTTGACATTAACAGCAGTGTACCATACCATAAGAACAACAGCATCCAAGGATATCGATCTCTCATCTTCAG TGGTGATCACGACTTGCTTGTCCCTTTTCTTGCAACTCAAGATTGGATGAGATCACTAAACTATTCCATTGTTGAGGACTGGAGGCCATGGATGGTTCACAATCAAGTCGCTGG GGCGGCGGGCACACCATTGTGTATAAACCAGATGAGTACTCTGCTATGTTCAAGAGATGGATTAATGGCCAACCTCTGTAGAAGCCTATCAGCgatttgttaa
- the LOC103860155 gene encoding probable protein arginine N-methyltransferase 3: MGLIGEIKFRFTLAKVATKIAKDNKVFNDNEHKGVLEVAHSMVEELENSIKIQPQSVDVLVSEWMGYCLLYESMLTSVLYARDRWLKPGGAILPDTATMFVAGFGKGATSLPFWEDVYGFDMSSIGKEILEDTTRIPVVDVIEGRDLVTGPALLKAFDLATMKPDEVDFTETATLEPIESETEAKLCHGVVLWFDTGFTDRFCKENPTLLSTSPYTPPTHWAQTVLTFQEPISLAPDTVLAGADRSGAIGTEESPASSIHLRVSVARASEHRSIDVSLEATGVSSKGQKRRWPVQIFNL; the protein is encoded by the exons ATGGGCCTAATCGGTGAAATAAAATTTCGGTTTACTCTGGCCAAAGTTGCTACTAAG ATTGCTAAGGATAACAAAGTGTTTAATGATAACGAGCATAAAGGGGTACTTGAAGTAGCACATTCAATGGTTGAAGAGCTAGAAAATTCCATAAAGATTCAACCTCAAAGTGTTGATGTGTTAGTCAGCGAATGGATGGGATACTGCCTTCTATACGAGTCAATGCTCACCTCCGTGCTCTATGCAAGAGATCGGTGGTTGAAACCTGGAGGTGCAATCCTCCCTGACACAGCTACAATG TTTGTAGCTGGATTTGGCAAAGGCGCCACAAGTCTTCCTTTCTGGGAAGATGTCTATGGCTTTGACATGTCTTCAATTGGTAAGGAGATTCTTGAAGATACTACTCGGATTCCTGTTGTTGACGTTATAGAGGGGCGTGATTTAGTGACTGGACCTGCCCTTCTCAAG GCATTTGACCTGGCTACCATGAAGCCGGATGAAGTAGATTTCACAGAAACAGCAACGCTTGAGCCCATTGAGTCAGAAACAGAAGCCAAGTTGTGCCACGGTGTTGTGTTGTGGTTTGACACAGGTTTCACCGATAGGTTCTGCAAGGAAAACCCAACCTTGCTGTCAACATCACCCTACACTCCTCCAACACACTGGGCGCAGACGGTCTTGACGTTTCAAGAACCAATCTCATTGGCACCGGACACGGTTCTGGCTGGTGCTGACAGAAGTGGAGCTATTGGAACTGAAGAAAGTCCTGCCTCGAGCATCCATCTGCGTGTGAGTGTTGCACGAGCGTCTGAGCATCGTAGCATTGATGTCTCGTTAGAGGCTACAGGGGTGAGCTCAAAGGGTCAGAAGCGTAGATGGCCAGTTCAGATATTTAATCTATGA
- the LOC103859433 gene encoding serine carboxypeptidase-like 15 translates to MCSSYIWFNSKKSKKTMGNKLLLLLLLLLSLVHAYSGEFTVRYLPGFQGPLPFELETGYIGVGEAEEDQLFYYFIKSERNPSEDPLLIWLTGGPGCSSLSGLILENGPLAFNIESDSGNIPSLVSTTYSWTKVANIIYLDQPVGTGFSYSRNRLANIPSDTGSAKRVHEFVRNWLAKHPEYFSNPFYVAGNSYSGKVVPAVVQEISIGNGLCCKPQINLQGYVLGNPVTDYVGYNWRIPFAHGMGLISDEIYESLRRICRGNFAKVDPHNTECMNLVEEFEKCVSGLDWSYILGPKYINPSDPDDANPLGHRMIVQSSRWTNEESVRRALHVEKGTIGEWSLCDRELPFESDIESSVPYHKNNSIQGYRSLIFSGDHDMGVPFLATQDWIRSLNYSIVDEWRPWMVHNQVAGYTRTYANKMTFATVKGGGHTIAYKQEEYSVMFKRWVSGQPL, encoded by the exons atgtgtTCGTCCTACATATGGTTTAACTCAAAAAAGTCAAAGAAAACAATGGGGAACaagttgttgttgctgctgcttcTACTTCTTTCTCTTGTGCATGCTTATTCAGGAGAATTTACAGTCAGATATCTTCCTGGTTTCCAAGGACCTCTTCCTTTTGAGCTTGAAACTGG GTACATTGGTGTTGGTGAGGCAGAAGAAGATCAGTTGTTCTACTACTTCATCAAATCTGAGAGAAACCCATCAGAAGACCCTCTTCTTATCTGGTTAACCGGAGGACCTGGCTGCTCTTCTCTCTCTGGCCTTATTCTTGAAAAtg GACCTCTGGCTTTCAATATTGAGTCTGACAGTGGAAACATCCCATCATTGGTATCTACTACATATTCATGGACTAAG GTGGCGAATATAATCTATTTGGATCAGCCTGTTGGTACTGGCTTCTCTTACTCAAGAAACCGACTTGCTAATATACCAAGTGACACAGGATCAGCTAAGCGGGTCCATGAGTTTGTTCGTAAT TGGCTAGCCAAGCATCCTGAATATTTCTCCAACCCTTTTTATGTCGCCGGAAATTCTTATTCCGGTAAAGTGGTTCCAGCTGTTGTTCAAGAAATCTCAATtg GAAATGGTTTATGCTGTAAACCTCAAATAAATCTTCAG GGCTACGTGCTGGGAAATCCTGTAACAGACTATGTTGGCTATAACTGGCGCATTCCATTTGCTCATGGAATGGGTTTGATCTCTGATGAAATCTATGAG TCGCTAAGGAGAATCTGCAGAGGAAATTTTGCTAAAGTGGATCCTCATAACACAGAATGCATGAATCTCGTTGAAGAGTTTGAGAAG TGTGTTTCTGGATTAGATTGGTCATATATTCTAGGACCAAAGTACATAAACCCGTCTGACCCCGATGACGCCAACCCGCTTGGGCATCGCATGATTGTGCAGTCTAGCCGCTGGACCAATGAGGAGAGTGTGCGCAGAGCCCTTCATGTGGAGAAG GGGACTATCGGAGAATGGTCACTTTGTGATCGGGAATTACCTTTCGAGTCTGACATTGAAAGCAGTGTACCATACCATAAGAACAACAGCATCCAAGGATATCGATCTCTCATCTTCAG TGGTGATCACGACATGGGTGTTCCTTTCCTTGCAACTCAAGACTGGATAAGATCACTCAACTATTCAATTGTTGACGAATGGAGGCCATGGATGGTTCACAATCAAGTCGCTGG ATACACAAGGACTTATGCCAATAAGATGACATTTGCCACTGTGAAA GGCGGGGGGCACACGATAGCGTATAAACAAGAGGAGTACTCCGTTATGTTCAAGAGATGGGTTAGTGGCCAACCTCTGTAA
- the LOC103859435 gene encoding serine carboxypeptidase-like 15, producing MVELLCVNSVINQDKVPIPNSSTWFFLVLQQHLILFKSINVFVLSSNEEKQRKQLMGNKLLLQLLLLLPLLHAYSGISTVRYLPGYHGPLPFELETGYIGVGEAEESQFFYYFIKSERTPAEDPLLIWLTGGPGCSSISGFLLENGPLAFNTESDSGNIPSLVSTTYSWSKVANIIYLDQPVDTGFSYSRNPLANIPSDTRSAKLVHEFVHKWLAKHPEYFSNPFYVTGNSYAGKVVPATVQEISIGNGLCCKPQINLQGYVLGNPITDLDNEKNWHIPFAHGMALISDEHYESLRRSCRGNYAKVDPLNTECMNLVEEFEKCVSGLDWSYILGPKYINPSDPDDANPLGHRMTVQSNRWTNEESVRRALHVEKGTIGEWSLCDRELPYKFDINSSVPYHKNNSIQGYRSLIFSGDHDLLVPFLATQDWMRSLNYSIVEDWRPWMVHNQVAGYTRTYANKMTFATVKGGGHTIVYKPDEYSAMFKRWINGQPL from the exons ATGGTTGAATTGTTGTGTGTCAACAGTGTCATTAACCAAGATAAAGTGCCCATCCCAAATTCCTCTACGTGGTTCTTCTTGGTTCTCCAGCAGCatctcattttatttaaatctatAAATGTTTTCGTCCTAAGTTCTAAcgaagaaaaacaaagaaaacaattaaTGGGGAACAAGTTGTTGTTGCAGCTGCTtctgcttcttcctcttctgcaTGCTTATTCAGGAATATCTACAGTTCGATATCTTCCAGGTTACCATGGCCCTCTTCCTTTCGAGCTTGAAACCGG GTACATTGGTGTTGGTGAGGCAGAGGAAAGCCAGTTTTTCTACTACTTCATCAAATCTGAGAGAACTCCAGCAGAAGACCCTCTTCTTATCTGGTTAACCGGAGGACCTGGCTGCTCTTCTATCTCTGgctttcttcttgagaatg GGCCTCTGGCTTTCAATACTGAGTCTGACAGTGGAAACATCCCATCATTGGTCTCTACTACATATTCATGGTCTAAG GTGGCGAATATAATCTATTTGGATCAGCCTGTTGACACTGGCTTCTCTTACTCTAGAAACCCACTTGCTAATATACCAAGTGACACAAGATCAGCTAAGCTGGTCCATGAGTTTGTTCATAAA TGGCTAGCCAAGCATCCTGAGTATTTCTCCAATCCTTTCTATGTCACCGGAAATTCTTATGCCGGTAAAGTGGTTCCGGCTACTGTTCAAGAAATCTCaattg GAAATGGTTTATGCTGTAAACCTCAAATAAATCTTCAG GGTTACGTGCTGGGAAATCCTATAACAGACTTGGATAACGAGAAGAACTGGCACATTCCATTTGCTCATGGAATGGCTTTGATCTCTGACGAGCACTACGAG TCGCTAAGGAGAAGCTGCAGAGGAAATTATGCTAAAGTGGATCCTCTTAACACAGAATGCATGAATCTCGTTGAAGAGTTTGAGAAG TGTGTTTCTGGATTAGATTGGTCATATATTCTAGGACCAAAGTACATAAACCCGTCTGACCCCGATGACGCCAACCCGCTTGGGCATCGCATGACTGTGCAGTCTAACCGCTGGACCAATGAGGAGAGTGTGCGCAGAGCCCTTCATGTGGAGAAG GGGACTATCGGAGAATGGTCACTTTGTGATCGGGAATTACCTTACAAGTTTGACATTAACAGCAGTGTACCATACCATAAGAACAACAGCATCCAAGGATATCGATCTCTCATCTTCAG TGGTGATCACGACTTGCTTGTCCCTTTTCTTGCAACTCAAGATTGGATGAGATCACTAAACTATTCCATTGTTGAGGACTGGAGGCCATGGATGGTTCACAATCAAGTCGCTGG ATACACAAGGACGTATGCCAATAAAATGACATTTGCCACTGTAAAA GGGGGCGGGCACACCATTGTGTATAAACCAGATGAGTACTCTGCTATGTTCAAGAGATGGATTAATGGCCAACCTCTGTAG
- the LOC103859437 gene encoding transcription factor TGA6, with product MADTSSRTDASTDGDTDPRDMGSERGQGMLAVASDSSGRSKDKLDQKTVRRLAQNREAARKSRLRKKAYVQQLENSRLKLTQLEQELQRARQQGVFISSSGDQAHSTGGNGALAFDAEHSRWLEEKNKQMNELRSALNAHAGDTELRIIVEGVMSHYEELFRIKSNAAKNDVFHLLSGMWKTPAERCFLWLGGFRSSELLKLIANQLEPMTERQVMGLNSLQQTSQQAEDALSQGMESLQQSLADTLSSGTLGSSSSDNVASYMGQMAMAMGQLGTLEGFIRQADNLRLQTLQQMIRVLTTRQSARAFLAIHDYSSRLRALSSLWLARPRE from the exons ATGGCTGATACCAGTTCAAGAACTGATGCCTCAACTGATGGCGACACAGATCCTCGAGATATGGGG TCTGAGAGAGGGCAAGGGATGCTTGCTGTTGCTTCTGATTCCAGTGGTCGATCAAAGGATAAGTTGGATCAAAAG ACCGTTCGTAGGCTTGCTCAAAATCGAGAGGCAGCAAGGAAAAGCAGACTGAGGaagaag GCGTATGTTCAGCAGCTGGAGAACAGCCGCTTGAAGCTGACTCAACTTGAGCAGGAGCTGCAAAGAGCGAGGCAACAG GGGGTTTTCATCTCAAGCTCAGGAGACCAAGCCCATTCTACTGGTGGAAATG GGGCTTTGGCATTTGACGCTGAACATTCACGATGGCTTGAAGAAAAGAACAAGCAAATGAACGAGCTGAGATCTGCTCTGAACGCTCACGCAGGTGATACTGAGCTCCGGATAATTGTGGAGGGAGTGATGTCTCACTATGAGGAGCTTTTCAGGATTAAGAGCAATGCAGCTAAGAATGATGTCTTCCACTTACTATCTGGAATGTGGAAAACACCAGCTGAGAGATGTTTCTTGTGGCTTGGTGGGTTCCGTTCATCTGAACTTCTCAAG CTTATAGCGAATCAGCTGGAGCCGATGACAGAGCGACAGGTGATGGGCTTAAATAGCTTGCAACAGACGTCCCAGCAGGCTGAAGATGCATTATCTCAAGGGATGGAGAGTTTACAGCAATCATTAGCTGATACTTTATCTAGTGGTACTCTTGGTTCCAGTTCATCTGATAATGTGGCGAGCTACATGGGTCAGATGGCCATGGCAATGGGACAGTTAGGCACCCTCGAAGGATTCATCCGCCAG GCTGATAACTTGAGGCTGCAGACACTGCAACAGATGATTAGAGTGTTAACAACGCGTCAGTCAGCTCGTGCTTTTCTTGCCATACATGATTATTCATCTCGACTACGTGCTCTTAGCTCCTTGTGGCTTGCCCGGCCAAGAGAGTGA
- the LOC103859434 gene encoding serine carboxypeptidase-like 15 isoform X1 encodes MVELLCVNSVINQDKVPIPNSSTWFFLVLQQHLILFKSINVFVLSSNEEKQRKQLMGNKLLLQLLLLLPLLHAYSGISTVRYLPGYHGPLPFELETGYIGVGEAEESQFFYYFIKSERTPAEDPLLIWLTGGPGCSSISGFLLENGPLAFNTESDSGNIPSLVSTTYSWSKVANIIYLDQPVDTGFSYSRNPLANIPSDTRSAKLVHEFVHKWLAKHPEYFSNPFYVTGNSYAGKVVPATVQEISIGNGLCCKPQINLQGYVLGNPITDLDNEKNWHIPFAHGMALISDEHYESLRRSCRGNYAKVDPLNTECMNLVEEFEKCVSGLDWSYILGPKYINPSDPDDANPLGHRMTVQSNRWTNEESVRRALHVEKGTIGEWSLCDRELPYKFDINSSVPYHKNNSIQGYRSLIFSGDHDLLVPFLATQDWMRSLNYSIVEDWRPWMVHNQVAGCRYTRTYANKMTFATVKGGGHTIVYKPDEYSAMFKRWINGQPL; translated from the exons ATGGTTGAATTGTTGTGTGTCAACAGTGTCATTAACCAAGATAAAGTGCCCATCCCAAATTCCTCTACGTGGTTCTTCTTGGTTCTCCAGCAGCatctcattttatttaaatctatAAATGTTTTCGTCCTAAGTTCTAAcgaagaaaaacaaagaaaacaattaaTGGGGAACAAGTTGTTGTTGCAGCTGCTtctgcttcttcctcttctgcaTGCTTATTCAGGAATATCTACAGTTCGATATCTTCCAGGTTACCATGGCCCTCTTCCTTTCGAGCTTGAAACCGG GTACATTGGTGTTGGTGAGGCAGAGGAAAGCCAGTTTTTCTACTACTTCATCAAATCTGAGAGAACTCCAGCAGAAGACCCTCTTCTTATCTGGTTAACCGGAGGACCTGGCTGCTCTTCTATCTCTGgctttcttcttgagaatg GGCCTCTGGCTTTCAATACTGAGTCTGACAGTGGAAACATCCCATCATTGGTCTCTACTACATATTCATGGTCTAAG GTGGCGAATATAATCTATTTGGATCAGCCTGTTGACACTGGCTTCTCTTACTCTAGAAACCCACTTGCTAATATACCAAGTGACACAAGATCAGCTAAGCTGGTCCATGAGTTTGTTCATAAA TGGCTAGCCAAGCATCCTGAGTATTTCTCCAATCCTTTCTATGTCACCGGAAATTCTTATGCCGGTAAAGTGGTTCCGGCTACTGTTCAAGAAATCTCaattg GAAATGGTTTATGCTGTAAACCTCAAATAAATCTTCAG GGTTACGTGCTGGGAAATCCTATAACAGACTTGGATAACGAGAAGAACTGGCACATTCCATTTGCTCATGGAATGGCTTTGATCTCTGACGAGCACTACGAG TCGCTAAGGAGAAGCTGCAGAGGAAATTATGCTAAAGTGGATCCTCTTAACACAGAATGCATGAATCTCGTTGAAGAGTTTGAGAAG TGTGTTTCTGGATTAGATTGGTCATATATTCTAGGACCAAAGTACATAAACCCGTCTGACCCCGATGACGCCAACCCGCTTGGGCATCGCATGACTGTGCAGTCTAACCGCTGGACCAATGAGGAGAGTGTGCGCAGAGCCCTTCATGTGGAGAAG GGGACTATCGGAGAATGGTCACTTTGTGATCGGGAATTACCTTACAAGTTTGACATTAACAGCAGTGTACCATACCATAAGAACAACAGCATCCAAGGATATCGATCTCTCATCTTCAG TGGTGATCACGACTTGCTTGTCCCTTTTCTTGCAACTCAAGATTGGATGAGATCACTAAACTATTCCATTGTTGAGGACTGGAGGCCATGGATGGTTCACAATCAAGTCGCTGG TTGCAGATACACAAGGACGTATGCCAATAAAATGACATTTGCCACTGTAAAA GGCGGCGGGCACACCATTGTGTATAAACCAGATGAGTACTCTGCTATGTTCAAGAGATGGATTAATGGCCAACCTCTGTAG
- the LOC103859436 gene encoding NADH dehydrogenase [ubiquinone] 1 alpha subcomplex subunit 6 → MAAPFTLRKIGVPPNSANLTEARRRVFDFFRAACRSIPTIMDIYNLQDVVAPSQLRFAISAQIRNNAHVTDPKVIDLLLFKGMEELTDIVDHAKQRHHIIGQYVVGEGLVQNTGSKDQGKSDFLKNFYTSNYF, encoded by the exons ATGGCGGCACCTTTCACGTTGAGGAAAATCGGCGTTCCTCCGAACTCAGCGAACCTAACGGAAGCTCGCCGCCGTGTATTCGATTTCTTCAGAGCAGCCTGCAGATCCATCCCTACCATCATGGACATTTACAATCTCCAAGACGTCGTCGCGCCTTCCCAGCTCCGCTTCGCAATCTCTGCTCAGATTCGTAACAACGCTCACGTCACCGACCCTAAG GTGATTGATCTTCTTCTATTCAAGGGAATGGAAGAGCTGACTGACATAGTGGATCACGCAAAGCAGCGTCATCACATTATCGGTCAATACGTGGTGGGTGAAGGGCTCGTGCAGAATACAGGAAGCAAGGATCAAGGAAAGTCTGATTTTCTCAAGAATTTCTACACCAGCAACTACTTTTGA
- the LOC103859434 gene encoding serine carboxypeptidase-like 15 isoform X2: MVELLCVNSVINQDKVPIPNSSTWFFLVLQQHLILFKSINVFVLSSNEEKQRKQLMGNKLLLQLLLLLPLLHAYSGISTVRYLPGYHGPLPFELETGYIGVGEAEESQFFYYFIKSERTPAEDPLLIWLTGGPGCSSISGFLLENGPLAFNTESDSGNIPSLVSTTYSWSKVANIIYLDQPVDTGFSYSRNPLANIPSDTRSAKLVHEFVHKWLAKHPEYFSNPFYVTGNSYAGKVVPATVQEISIGNGLCCKPQINLQGYVLGNPITDLDNEKNWHIPFAHGMALISDEHYESLRRSCRGNYAKVDPLNTECMNLVEEFEKCVSGLDWSYILGPKYINPSDPDDANPLGHRMTVQSNRWTNEESVRRALHVEKGTIGEWSLCDRELPYKFDINSSVPYHKNNSIQGYRSLIFSGDHDLLVPFLATQDWMRSLNYSIVEDWRPWMVHNQVAGYTRTYANKMTFATVKGGGHTIVYKPDEYSAMFKRWINGQPL, encoded by the exons ATGGTTGAATTGTTGTGTGTCAACAGTGTCATTAACCAAGATAAAGTGCCCATCCCAAATTCCTCTACGTGGTTCTTCTTGGTTCTCCAGCAGCatctcattttatttaaatctatAAATGTTTTCGTCCTAAGTTCTAAcgaagaaaaacaaagaaaacaattaaTGGGGAACAAGTTGTTGTTGCAGCTGCTtctgcttcttcctcttctgcaTGCTTATTCAGGAATATCTACAGTTCGATATCTTCCAGGTTACCATGGCCCTCTTCCTTTCGAGCTTGAAACCGG GTACATTGGTGTTGGTGAGGCAGAGGAAAGCCAGTTTTTCTACTACTTCATCAAATCTGAGAGAACTCCAGCAGAAGACCCTCTTCTTATCTGGTTAACCGGAGGACCTGGCTGCTCTTCTATCTCTGgctttcttcttgagaatg GGCCTCTGGCTTTCAATACTGAGTCTGACAGTGGAAACATCCCATCATTGGTCTCTACTACATATTCATGGTCTAAG GTGGCGAATATAATCTATTTGGATCAGCCTGTTGACACTGGCTTCTCTTACTCTAGAAACCCACTTGCTAATATACCAAGTGACACAAGATCAGCTAAGCTGGTCCATGAGTTTGTTCATAAA TGGCTAGCCAAGCATCCTGAGTATTTCTCCAATCCTTTCTATGTCACCGGAAATTCTTATGCCGGTAAAGTGGTTCCGGCTACTGTTCAAGAAATCTCaattg GAAATGGTTTATGCTGTAAACCTCAAATAAATCTTCAG GGTTACGTGCTGGGAAATCCTATAACAGACTTGGATAACGAGAAGAACTGGCACATTCCATTTGCTCATGGAATGGCTTTGATCTCTGACGAGCACTACGAG TCGCTAAGGAGAAGCTGCAGAGGAAATTATGCTAAAGTGGATCCTCTTAACACAGAATGCATGAATCTCGTTGAAGAGTTTGAGAAG TGTGTTTCTGGATTAGATTGGTCATATATTCTAGGACCAAAGTACATAAACCCGTCTGACCCCGATGACGCCAACCCGCTTGGGCATCGCATGACTGTGCAGTCTAACCGCTGGACCAATGAGGAGAGTGTGCGCAGAGCCCTTCATGTGGAGAAG GGGACTATCGGAGAATGGTCACTTTGTGATCGGGAATTACCTTACAAGTTTGACATTAACAGCAGTGTACCATACCATAAGAACAACAGCATCCAAGGATATCGATCTCTCATCTTCAG TGGTGATCACGACTTGCTTGTCCCTTTTCTTGCAACTCAAGATTGGATGAGATCACTAAACTATTCCATTGTTGAGGACTGGAGGCCATGGATGGTTCACAATCAAGTCGCTGG ATACACAAGGACGTATGCCAATAAAATGACATTTGCCACTGTAAAA GGCGGCGGGCACACCATTGTGTATAAACCAGATGAGTACTCTGCTATGTTCAAGAGATGGATTAATGGCCAACCTCTGTAG